One Gadus chalcogrammus isolate NIFS_2021 chromosome 7, NIFS_Gcha_1.0, whole genome shotgun sequence genomic window, GTTAACCAATCTTTTTCATCCCAGACataccagaaagggggctcaatgttcaaaataccagAATTGCCCTTTAAATATAAATGCATGGTCATGTGCCTCCCCGGATCAGCGTACGCATAGATGCGTGTTAATGACCTGTTTTCCGAGGACGTAATGACTGTTTTACTGCAGCTCCTCTCCTAAAAGTCTTTGTTGGGTCTGGACATGAGGTGTCGAGTCTAAAGTCCCTCCCTTACCCTCGCAGTAAGATGGTGAACCTGTCCGTGCCAGACACCATCGATGAGAGGACCATCAACAAGAAGAAGCTGACACCGTTCACCACGCAGGTGGGTCCCGCCACCATCTCCCCAGCCTGCCCTGTCTGCTGGTTCTGAggaacacatttacatttaaattgagggcgtttagcggacgcttttatccaggccgacttacaataagtacatttgtcagaagaaagagaaacaacactatagctctgtcggtacagtaaggatgttcaaagaaccaagtgccaaacacTTACAATCGCGAGGTTGACACATTCCGACGatgccaagtactatttttaagtgcaaggacgtacaacatacaataagtgcgtacataaattgccaggacgtacaacgtacaataagtgcatacataaattgccaggacgtacaataagtgcgtacattaagtgaccatcacctcctcctgactcctctgTTGTGGTTTGTAGGAGAACCTGAACCTGGCTCTGAACTCGGCCTCGGCCATCGGTTGTCACGTGGTGAACATCGGAGCTCTGGACTTGAAGGAGGGCAAACCCCACCTGGTTCTGGGTCTGCTCTGGCAGATCATCAAGATCGGCCTGTTCGCCGACATCGAGCTCAGCCGGAACGAAGGTGCGTGCACACGCGTGACAGGCCTACTCCGACGCCagccgttgtgtttgtgtgtgtgtgtgtgtgggtttggtgCTTTCAGCCATCAAGGTATaactgacctcctcctcctgctccccccccctccagccctcgCTGCTCTACTCCGGGACGGGGAGACCCTGGAGGACCTGATGAAGCTGTCCCCAGAGGAGCTGCTCCTCCGCTGGGCTAACTTCCACCTGGAGAACGCCGGCTGGCAGAAGATCTCCAACTTCAGCGGTGACATCAAGGCAGGGAGACGCATTGTTGTGATCATCAGGATGTTAGCCAGTAGCGATGACACTAGCATCCAGTAGACATGGAGCGTTCTACCGTGCTTGACTCCTAAAATATTGGTTCCTTTACAGGGTTATCGGCGAAAAATACACAAGCATaccacgcacaaacatacacacatgaacgcacacagacTAAAAGCCTACACTGAATACACTCTTTAACATACGGTCTTAACATATCACGAGACACCTTTTGACTAAATTTGGGCGTAATGTTGACCTCTCGTCTTCCAGGACTCCAGGGCGTACTTCCACCTTCTGAACCAGATCTCCCCTAAAGGCACGGAGGAGGACCAGCCGCGCATCGACATCAGCATGGCCGGCTTCAGCGTAAGGTTCCTCCACCAGACCGAGATAGCTCGGCGTAACCTAGCGTAGCTGGGGGAAGCGTCGTGTGGTTTCGTGTAGACGAGTGTAGCTTGGCTGCATGTAATGCCATTTGGATTAGTGTAGCATATCTGGAGCTAATGCAGCGTGACCAAGCGGGGGCTAATGTTGGTGGAACTAGTGTTGTTTAGAGTCGTGTAGATGAAGCTACGGTAGCCTTGCGTTGTTTCAGCTAACTTTGTCTTGTTTAGCTTATCGTATCGTAGCCGAAGCTGGATCCAACCTTTGTTGTTAGCCTAGCTATATCTAACATCATGCTGTGGAGCCTAGGCTAACATCATGTTGTTAGCCTAGCTCTATCCAACAACATGATGGTAGCCTAGCTCTAGCTAACGTCCCGTTGTTAGCCTAGCTCTATCAAACATCATTTTGTTAGCCTAGCTCTAGCTAACGCTGTGTTGTTAGCCTAGCCATAGCTAACATCGCGTAAATAGCCCAGCTCTATCCAACATCATGTCGTTAGCCTAGCTCTAGCTAACATTGTGATGTTAGCCTAGCCGTAGCTAACGCAGTGCCGCTCCCCACAGGAGAAGGACGACCTGAAGCGGGCGGAGATCATGCTGCAGCAGGCCGACCTGCTCGGCTGCCGTCAGTTTGTCACGCCCACCGACGTCGTCAGCGGCAACCCCAAGCTCAACCTGGCGTTCGTGGCCAACCTCTTCAACAAATACCCGGCGCTCACCAAGCCTGAGGGGGAGGACATCGACTGGGGACTGCTGGAGGGTGAGTCCGCCTAGCTAGGGTGGTGCCCCCAACTAGGGTGGTGCCCCCAACCCATTAACCCATTTCCTGTGTTGTGTACAggaaatgggttaacctagtgattgttagtgctgcttggcacttggttctatgaacatccctaCTGTAGCGAAggcgatatatattttttctttctttttacaaATGTACTTcgtgtaggtcgctttggataaaggcgtctgccGATTacgaatgccctaaatgtaaatgtggatATTTAGCGCTCTTACTTGTCCGATTTGAGCAGACTGCCTGAAGGTTGATAGCCAAAAGCTAACTACTGTGTTGCTATGCTCATACCTTCATTATTGATATTACAGTAGACTAAAAGTTTAATCGTACCGATATATAGGATCGATATATAAGTTTCAGATCCTGGGCCGGAAGAGGCTGGACCCCTCTGGGGACGGGGTTTAGGGTTTAGTCCCGGTCTGATCGTTCATCTGCTCTACAGGTGAGACACGAGAGGAGAGAACCTTCCGGAACTGGATGAATTCCCTGGGGGTGAACCCACACGTCAATCATCTCTACGGGTACGTAAGAAAACGAGCTTCTCCGGTTCCATCAACTTGTCGAGTTGGTTCAAGCATCCAAACGTACCAGACGATTCACCCAGAGCTTCACCCTGCTGCCATTCCAACCCACGATTCACCTGGCAGGAGGCCTGCGCTGTCCGTGGAAGAGTTCTATACCAGGAAATGAAATGTGTTGGTGCTCTGCCATTGGTTGTCTGATCCCATGGCCATATGTGTGTAACACAACGCCCTCATTTACATAAAGGATACCATTGTACAACTTGGGTCCCTCCCCTTTAACACACCGAAAGTCGAGGCCAAACACCGGCCGTCCCATGAtcctttttgtgttgttgtttgtgtctaaagttgttgtgtgtgtttgtgtgtgttgtagggaCCTTCAGGATgcgatggtcatcctccagctGTATGAGAAGATCAAGGTTCCTGTGGACTGGAGCAACAAGGTCAACAGACCCCCGTACCCCAAGATCGGGACCAACATGAAGAAGGTAGACCGCAGTCAATCAACCCTGTTTATACCTGCTCTATCTCTTGGGACATGCTGTATCTGTTGACACCTGACGTATACACTGACCTGACGTCAGTGTATACGTCAGGTGTACACTTTTTGTTATGTAGGCTATATCCGATTTTGTTTTTTACGTTTTTCGAAATGCTGTGTTTTTTGTAGGTTTATGAAATGCCGTGTTTTGTATGTTGTGGCATTTCATGCTTTCAAAATACACGTATTTCGTTGTTTTGTGCGTTTTAAGATCCACATATATAcgttttgtacttttttttttttctttttttttataatctcCATGGTGTTGTTTTGTGTAGCTGGAGAACTGTAACTACGCGGTGGAACTGGGGAAGTCTGCCAAGTTCTCCCTCGTGGGCATCGGAGGTCAGGACCTGAACGATGGGAACGCCACCCTGACGCTGGCGTTGGTCTGGCAGCTGATGAGGAGGTGAAGAACCCCTCCTGGGTCATCCAGTAAAACACTTAGAAACCACTTAGACTCTACCAGGAATAGTTTTCCTTTGATCCTCTGCGTTAATCAAATCTGAAGCTGTAACCAAAACCCTTCCAGGAAAGAGAAATTCCAGGAAAAGAgaactttcttttttctttcttctgaacTTAGGCAGTTCTCTTTAAATGTACTTGATTGATTGGTCATGTCGTTGATTAAGGCAGAGTACGCCTGACAATGCAGCCCTATGATATCTGTGCTACCACTATGCTAGTACAGAACTAGTCTGCTGCAGTATCTTCACTGTAAAGTGAAGTACGGGCAGAGTACTGCCAAAATTGCAGTTTTCCCAGACTGAAGGCCTTGTCCTCCACGCTCCAGGTACACCTTGAACGTTCTGGAGGACCTGGGAGACGGGCAGAAGGCCAACGATGACATCATCGTCAGATGGGTGAACAGCACCCTGGCCGATGCTGGGAAGACGTCAAAGATCAACAGCTTTAAGGTGGGTCCAGTTCTACAAAGTACTGCAGTAATACTCTTTACTTCATGGTCTACTGCAGTAATACAATATTAAAGTCTGGATGCTTGCTGATCAATTTATTGGATAGAAAGTTTTACAAGGAGCTTACGCTTTTCAAGTTTCAGTTTTCAATGGTCAGTTTTCTCTGATCATTTTATTGTTGTTATGAACTTGGTTTGCTATTAATATTTTGATGTAAAAGCGCCGTAGCAAATGGATAGTTTTAAGCCCGATCAGCAGGTCCAGTCCTGAGGGTGATATTGGCTAGATTGGGATCAGGTAATAATAAGTCATTATGATAATCGTGTACCTCCAGGACCGGGAGATCAGCAGCAGTCTGGCCGTGGTGGACCTCATAGACTCCATCCAGCCCGGCAGCATCAACTACGACCTGGTGAAGACCAGCGACCTATCGGACGAGGATAAACTGGAGAACGCCAAGTAAGTCTCTCGGGACACCATTCGATACAACTTTATCCATACATGCTCTTCCTGCACGACCGCAGGAATACAAAGAGCTGAACAGATACGCCTGAGGTAGATTCAAACAAGCCGTTGACAGATTCCCTCAGGTCCAGAGGCGAAGAACATGAACAATACCTTAGGCTTCTTGTATAACAGGGCTAGCCAATGTTCAAGAAAGTTTTCAGACGTTCACATCGTGTCTTTAAAGAGGAATCTGTGCAGATGGTTTCACCTGACCTtgggtctcacacacacacaaagttcttGGCACAGAATTCCTCATTTTTAAAATACCAAATCCCTtgttttgtcctgctttgttaGCAGAGTACATTTTTTAAGAAAGGAAAATAGAATGGAATTTGCACTTGTATCGGTGCCCACAGTGCTGACGGGTAAACAACGTCTCCTACCTTCCATAGATACGCCGTTTCCATGGCGAGGAAGATCGGCGCGCGGGTCTACGCCCTTCCTGAGGACCTGAAGGAGGTCAAGCCCAAGATGGTGATGACGGTGTTTGCCTGCTTGATGGGCCGCGGGATGAAGCGGGCGTAGACGGgccgtgacccctgaccccgtgaccaccccctctcccaccccctctccctctctttgacGGAGCGCCCCCCACGACCAGGAAGGATATGGATGATGTCAGGGTGGCGGAcagcaccccaccccccaccccccacccccaccccccacgtgTTCCCTGGACGAGGCCGGGTGCTGAACTAAGTCGTACGGCGATCCGGGAAGAGGTGGCCTGCGCTACCGCGTTGCTTTGCGAAAGAAACAGAAATGAAGGGAATTGTGTTGGCGCCTAACGGGAAGCCTCGTCGACGTGTAAGAACGCTGTTCGTTGGTATTGttgtgtgatcgtgtgtgtgtgtttccagctgCAAGGttgtttacattgtattgctCTCACCGACTGAGGAGTTAAAAGATGTCCACCAGACGTAACGCAGTCCTTATTTTCGTACCAAAGGAAATTTCAATATGGCCcaaaaaatattgaataatatttttttcaaatttcatATTGAAATTTTGATTtggcaaaaaaatataaaaaatcctAAAAGATTGTCGCAGTAGTTTAGAGACGTGCACGTGAAGATTGAAGTGGTATCTGGTTAAAGTACCACAGTCGTCGGCTGGTCCTCATCTCCTGCATGGTTACCACGCCTACAGATGTCCTGACTCCATGAACCTTAAGGATGCCAGTGTTTAATCCCTGGGattgcgatgtgtgtgtgtgtgtttgtgtgtgtgtgtgcgtgtgtgtgtgcgtgcacgctgGTGTCGTTCCTTCCGGCATCTGGCCTGGCGACGATGACGAATCAGactgttaccatggaaacaggATCTGACCTTTTGCTTTTCCTTGATTTCCGCCGTGCCTTGTCGTCGTGACGACGTCCCCAAGCCGCTCTTTGAACTGTCTCGTCGCCTCccgttattattattcattttttttgtattcgaCTTGTTAGCAAATATAAAGAAATCGTCTCATTCCAGGTAACTTTGTGACGCTGTGCGATGCACCGTGTGATATGTTAACGGTCACGCCTGCTACGCAAATGCTTTATACATAAACAATAAATaagtctttaaaaaataaatctttgtATCTGTGTTACTGTTAACAGTAAAAGGTGTCTGTGttcacttgtgatgtcactcaaGGGTAGGGGATTTGGCTTCCACATGAATATCACACAAGGTGGTAAAACGGGGGggctttttttaaatgatcttGGAACAATGTCGGGGACATTTTGTAAAATGTGAATATATGACGTATATAAAATCAAAATATAATCTAGCCTGTAATCATCAAGCCCAGTCCCTTGTCAGGATATTATTAAACAAACTTCTGGCGCTCCTTATGTTGACGTCGAGGGAGCTAGCCCGTGGGTGACGGTGGAG contains:
- the LOC130385205 gene encoding plastin-3-like isoform X1, with the protein product MTHFRVTGPGVFRSADLSPGPSKPITSRTQLSQSGDMAGKIPKEELEDLREAFARVDLDSNGSISAFELHDLFKEANLPLPGFRVREIIQRLDRNNDNLISFDEFVSIFQELKNGEIAKSFRKAINRKEGILAIGGTSEQSSEGTQHSFSEEERFAFVNWINSALEKDPDCQHLLPMDPTTEALFGAMGDGVLLCKMVNLSVPDTIDERTINKKKLTPFTTQENLNLALNSASAIGCHVVNIGALDLKEGKPHLVLGLLWQIIKIGLFADIELSRNEALAALLRDGETLEDLMKLSPEELLLRWANFHLENAGWQKISNFSGDIKDSRAYFHLLNQISPKGTEEDQPRIDISMAGFSEKDDLKRAEIMLQQADLLGCRQFVTPTDVVSGNPKLNLAFVANLFNKYPALTKPEGEDIDWGLLEGETREERTFRNWMNSLGVNPHVNHLYGDLQDAMVILQLYEKIKVPVDWSNKVNRPPYPKIGTNMKKLENCNYAVELGKSAKFSLVGIGGQDLNDGNATLTLALVWQLMRRYTLNVLEDLGDGQKANDDIIVRWVNSTLADAGKTSKINSFKDREISSSLAVVDLIDSIQPGSINYDLVKTSDLSDEDKLENAKYAVSMARKIGARVYALPEDLKEVKPKMVMTVFACLMGRGMKRA
- the LOC130385205 gene encoding plastin-3-like isoform X2; the encoded protein is MAGKIPKEELEDLREAFARVDLDSNGSISAFELHDLFKEANLPLPGFRVREIIQRLDRNNDNLISFDEFVSIFQELKNGEIAKSFRKAINRKEGILAIGGTSEQSSEGTQHSFSEEERFAFVNWINSALEKDPDCQHLLPMDPTTEALFGAMGDGVLLCKMVNLSVPDTIDERTINKKKLTPFTTQENLNLALNSASAIGCHVVNIGALDLKEGKPHLVLGLLWQIIKIGLFADIELSRNEALAALLRDGETLEDLMKLSPEELLLRWANFHLENAGWQKISNFSGDIKDSRAYFHLLNQISPKGTEEDQPRIDISMAGFSEKDDLKRAEIMLQQADLLGCRQFVTPTDVVSGNPKLNLAFVANLFNKYPALTKPEGEDIDWGLLEGETREERTFRNWMNSLGVNPHVNHLYGDLQDAMVILQLYEKIKVPVDWSNKVNRPPYPKIGTNMKKLENCNYAVELGKSAKFSLVGIGGQDLNDGNATLTLALVWQLMRRYTLNVLEDLGDGQKANDDIIVRWVNSTLADAGKTSKINSFKDREISSSLAVVDLIDSIQPGSINYDLVKTSDLSDEDKLENAKYAVSMARKIGARVYALPEDLKEVKPKMVMTVFACLMGRGMKRA